A window of the Caretta caretta isolate rCarCar2 chromosome 21, rCarCar1.hap1, whole genome shotgun sequence genome harbors these coding sequences:
- the FAM72A gene encoding protein FAM72A: MSTSGCTFKDRCVSLLCCRFCQQVLSSRGMKAVLLANTEIDLYSTDIPPTSTVDFIGSCYFTDICKCKLKNVACLKCGNVVGYHVIAPCKPCLLSCNNGHFWMFHSQAVFGMNRLDSSGVNLLLWGNLPDLEESTDEDMSGISEEEYIR; the protein is encoded by the exons ATGTCCACGAGTGGCTGCACCTTCAAGGACAggtgtgtgtccctgctgtgcTGCAGATTCTGCCAGCAGGTGCTGAGCTCGCGGGGGATGAAGGCTGTGCTGCTGGCCAACACAGAGATTGACCTCTACTCCACCGACATCCCACCCACCAG tacGGTTGACTTCATTGGAAGCTGCTATTTCACTGACATCTGCAAATGCAAACTGAAGAACGTTGCATGTTTAAAATG TGGCAATGTTGTAGGTTACCATGTGATTGCTCCATGCAAACCTTGCCTGCTGTCCTGTAACAATGGACATTTCTGGATGTTTCACAGCCAAGCAGTCTTTGGTATGAACAGACTAGACTCATCGG GTGTGAATTTACTGCTTTGGGGCAACTTACCAGATTTGGAGGAAAGCACTGATGAAGACATGTCTGGCATCTCTGAGGAGGAGTATATCAGATAA